CACAAAATAattgttcaaaaatatttgatgaatgaacaaaataaagtttCAGAGAATTTGTAGGGGAAATTGCCTTGGGCAAATGTTGAGGACAAAAAACTATAATGGCTATCAGTGACAGCATCAAGGATAAGATGGAACATTTGGGATTCCCTGATATTTTTCAACTTAAAGAGAAATGGGTCTATACATAATATATGAGAATTCATTCAATGTGTGCAAAAGATAAAcaacatttttgttaatttttcaacATTCCTTAAGCCTAAATTTGCTTTGCTTTTGTCTCTTTTTGAGCAGATTCATTGGCTGCATGGAACCAGAAAACCAAACACATGTTTCAAAATTTATCCTCCTGGGACTCTCAGAAAAGGTATTGCTtcagcctctcctctttgggctgtTTTTGTCCACGTACCTGCTCACATTCATTGGGAACCTTCTCATTATCCTGGCCATTATCACTgactcccacctccacacacccatgtacttcttcctctcccatCTCTCTTTTGCAGACATCTGTTTCACCTCTACCACAATCCCCAAAATGCTGCTTAACATCCAGACACAGAGTAAAGTCATTACCTTTGCTGGATGCATCacccaaatatatttctttatgctTTTTGGAGATTTGGATAACCTCTTCCTGACCGTGATGGCCTATGACCAGTTTGTGGCCATCTGTCACCCCCTCCACTACATGGTCATCATGAACTCCCGGCTTTGTGGCCTCCTGCTTATAGCATCCTGGATCATAACTGCTCTGCAGTCATTGTCACAGAGCTTAATGGTTTTGAGACTGTCTTTTCGTACAGAGTTGGAAATCCCTCACTTTTTCTGTGAACTTAATCAGCTGGTGCAACTTGCTTGTTCTGACACCTTTCTCAATGATGTAGTGATGTATTTTGCAACTGGAATTATAGGTGTTATTCCACTCTGTGGTATTCTCCTCTCTTACTCTAAGATTGTAGCCTCTATTGTGAGAATTTCATCAGCTGGGGGCAAGTATAAAGCATTTTCTACCTGTGAGTCTCATATCTCAGTTGTCTCCTTGTTCTATGGTACAGGCCTTGGAGCGTATCTTAGTTCTGCTGCCACACAAAACTCCAGGGCAAGTGCAATAGCTTCAGTGATGTACACTGTGGTCATACCCATGCTGAATCCTTTTATCTACAGTCTTAAAAACAAGGACATAAAGCAAGCCCTTAAAAAACTTTTCAGTTGAGAAACATTCTCCACATGAGGAGATTATTTGTGTGAAGATATAGACCTGTTTATGAATAACAATGCTAAAAACTCTAGAAGATCTAAATCATGATAATTTTTATAAGTTCACCAAGGATAATCTGCAATTTATGTTATTTAAAGAGTTCAGTCTCTTTCTACATTATAAGCAATTGTTTCTTTtacgttttcttttaaaattttgatctctcattATATTGTCTGGGTTCAGTATAGGAAATAAAATCTGCTGCATAAATGTTCTGCAGCAACATATATAATACAAGAAATTTGGTGCTTATAATATTATAGGAAGAACTGGAGGAATAAATGTGTAATAATTCTGCCAGATAAAAACAGCTGCCTCCCATATTATCTGCTCTTGAAATATGTCATTTCATCTATCAGAGGTTAAATACCAATTGCCAGAGGTTGTGTTAATCCACTTTAGAAATAGATTGTGTTTGCAATAGCAGAATGGAGTCACCATCTGATGAAATTTACAATAATCTACATTCAGTCAAATTGGCACTACAATCCTGGTGAAGTGAATCTAAAAAAGTAGTTGACTCTTCCTAGGTAGGTCAGTGAAGGCTTCACAGACGAGCTTACAGTTGTGTGAAGCCTTGAATGAGGTGTGAAGTTCTTCCAGTGGGGAAGAGTTGAGATGGATAAATGAGATCTGGGGAATAAATGTGGGAATTGGATTGTAAGGTGTGCTTAGAAAATTAATATCTTAGAAAATTAATATCTGACCAATAATGAGGGGCAGGGGATGAAAATTGAAATATGAGCCAGGCTTATTAGGCAACAGCCCAATAACAGAGACTTTATATTTTGGCTACAGAATtgacacaattttaaaattagtgGGTTTATGGCATGGGATGTGCACGATCAGGCTTACCTTGTAGAAAGATGACCTGGGTCAATGTGAGTAACAGACTATTGCTGGCAAAGCCAGAGAAAGATGAAATAGCACAATAGAAATGTAATGGGAGGTGGAGAAATGAATGAAGATTTGCAAAggataaagtatatatattttttaaaccattgaTTAAATGCTGAGATATATTTCAGGCatttaaatacattatttcattcaatTCTTTCAATAACTTTCTGAGATTATTTTCATCAATCTCCTTTTTCAggacaagaaaatgaaattttcagCAGTAAAATTAACTACTATATAAGTGTAGAATTAATACACCTTGTAGCCTGGATGTACATGCAGGTTTCTTTATTCCAAGTAGTTTGCATTTAACTAATATCACAATATCTTAATGGTTCATGTACTataatatttatcatatttatCAAACTTTGTAATTATTTTGGGGGTCTTCCCCTCAAAATACATTGACACTTTTCTATGTGGATGTTTATCTTTTATCATTGATTGTTAAGATttcttattataataaaaaacaaattaaaagactTTCTGTCAGAGACATTGGAAAATTTTATCTAGTTTAAACTGCTATTACATTTTTGGGCCCCATAGGGATTATAATTAGGGGCTGGAGGAAATGATTTGCTTCAGCTCTATCCCTTAGAATGTCATGaactttcatttcttctctttacacTCCTGTATCCCTGTCTGTAGAGCCTCTTCATTCACATCACCAAAAGCGGCCAGACCAAATGGGCCGTTGCTAAGTTTAGTTGTCATTGAGATCCTAGAAGTCACATCTAATGACCTAGGGTCCCTGGATTCCAAGTCTGGATtctcagagaaaagagaaagtgatTAATTCATTGTGTAGAGTCTCCTTTCCCAGCCGAAGCAACTGTCTCAAGATCAAGGTCATAAGATATTAAAATCAACTCAGTTGATCTGCCTGTGCGTGTGCATGTACATTTACACCTGCACTGGAAGAGGGTGGATTTTCAGGGAAGAGGATGTAAATTGAACACATATCCCAAACTCCTTGATTGTAATAAAAGCCCTGTCTAAAAACAAGTGATGAAAGTTATAAAGAGAGATGTTTTTGCATATGGAGATATAAATCATGGGTTCATTGCATGTGCACACAATACAAAACAACGGTATTGGAATTGGGATGATCCATGTCCATAAGTGCTTTCCACAGTGgaatgatactctggccacctgCCTACCTCTCTGATCTTCCATCCAACTTCTTCCCTGTTTTGATACCCATTCTAGTCACAtcatcctctttaatttttcCTGATGATTCCAGGAATGCTCCTCCCACAGTTACTTTGCGCTGGGTCTTTCTCTGACCTAAATATTCTTCTCACAGATGTAtgcttggctcatggccccattGTCTTCAGATATTGTGCTCAAAGTCACCTTTTCAGAGTGACCTTCCCTGACATCTCCTGTTCCATATAAAACTaactggatttgtctatttcttcctctaGTTTTGTCAATGTTTGTTTTACgtattttgcagctctgttgcTTGATCCACATACATGTACAagtgctatgtcttcttggtggattgaccctttatcattatttcatgtccaaCCCTGTCCCTGGTAATTTTATTTGCTCTGAAATATTCTTTGTCTGATGTTAATATTGTCACTGCTCTTTTTCTTCAATTAATACTTGCATTGCAtatccttttccatccttttatttcaaCCTGCCTATTTAATTATATTTGGAAAAGTTTCCCTGTAGACAGAttatagttgggtcatgtttctttttcttttcaatccaCTGTACCTTTCTtaataaaaaacaatttattgaggtaaaattcataattttaaagagaataattcagtgacatttagtacattcacaacgcTGCTCAGTCCCCACCTCTATCAATTTCCAAAATGTTTCCTTCAGGACAAAACAAAACCTATTTCCCATTAAGCAGTTTCTTCCCATACCCCACCCCTTCCAACCCCTAATAACCACTAAtctttattgtatctgtattttttaattagtaTATTTAGAcattaaatttacatttaatataattacggATATGTTAATTCTTAAGGCTGCTGATTTCTTTGTTGCTTTCTGTTTGTTCTgatgattttcatttctgtttccttttcctgccttcctcttgGATACTTagatatttttttagattccattttGATTATAGTGTTTTGAGTATATCTCTTTTTATAGCTTTTTGTTATTGTTCTATGTATTACAGTATATATGCACAACAGCATGGTCTACTAGTGTAAATATTTTACCAGTTAGAGTGAGGTACAGAAGCCTTGCCTTCCTTTACCCACATCTTCTAAAACATAGTCATCTTATATATGTTCTACACATACACTGAGAACCACAAAAGACagagttataatttttgctttgatCATCAAACAGAACTTAGAAactcaagaaaagaaggaaaatctattgtatttacccatttccctctccctggCACACACCTCTCCACATAACTTTgcatctccctccctctcttactTGAGGTCTCTATTTGTATGTCACCTTGTTTGCAGTTCTTGCTTAAATACCAATGAAAAATAGAACAATCTGTTAGCTCTCCTTTATATctgctttcctttttaaaaaaaattaagccttctttcttttttttaaattattttattgaggtcatattgtttataacattgtgtaatttcaggtgtacttcattGTATATTGGTTTctttatagactgcatcatgctcacccccaatagcctagtttttatctgtcaccatacagatGTGCCCCTTTACATCTTtcactctcccccttcctctctggtaaccactaacctgttctgcttatccatgtgtgtgtttatcttccacatatgattgaagtaatatggtgtttgtctttctctggattatttcactcaatataaaactgtcaaggtccatccatgtcattgcaaatggcatgattttgtcatttttatggtctgagtagtattccattgtatacatataccacatcttctttatccattcatcagttaatggccacttgggtggcttccacaTCTTGTAATACCTGAAtccataaaattcttagaagaaaacataagcattaCACTCTTTGACCTCAGTCTTAgtggtatctttttgaataccatgtctatcCAGGCaatggaaaccaaagaaaaaacaaacaggtgagactacatcagactaaaaatcttcaaggcaaaggaaaacacgaatgaaatgaaaagacaacccgcaaactgggagaaaatatttgcagattatatacctgacaaggggttaatttccaaaatatataaataactcatacaactcaataacaaaaaagcaaacaactcgatcaaaaaatagGGAAAGGATATGAACAaacctttttccaaagaagatatacagatggccaacaggcacatgaaaagatgttcaacatctctaattattagagaaatgcaaatcaaaactacaatgagatatcactttacacctgtcagaatggctacaattaccaaaacaaaaaataacaagtgttggagaggatgtggagaaaagggaactcacatacactgttggtgggaatgcaaactggtgcagcctctatggaaaacagtatggagatttctcaaaaaattaaaaataaaaataccaaggaacgaggcagggctgcccactctcaccactcctattcaatatagtactggaggttctggccagagcaattaagcaagaaaaaagaataaaaggaatccaaacaggtaacgaagaagtgaaactctcactatttgcagatgacatgattttatatatagaaaaccctaaagaatctgttggaaaactattagaaataatcaacaactacagcaaagttgcagagtacaaaatcaatctacaaaaatcaatttcatttcttgtatgctaataacaaactaacagaaagagagctcgagaagataataccatttacaattgcatcaaaaagaataaaatatctaggaataaatcttaccaaggggGTGAAAGAcgatacaatgaaaactacaagacattattgaaagaaatcgatggtgacataaagaaatggaaagacatcccatgcacatggattggaagaataaacatagttaaaatgtctatattacctaaagcaatctacagattcaatgcaatcccaatcagaatcccaatgacattcttcatggaaatggaaaaaagaatactaaaattcatatgggacaacaaaagacccggaataactaaagcaatcttaagaaaaaagaacaaagcaggaggcatcacaatccctgacttcaaaacatactacaaagcaatagtaatcaaaacagcatggtactggtacaaaaacagacacacagatcaatggaacagaattgaaagcccagaaataaaaccacacatatacggacagctaattttcgacaaaggagctaagaacatacaatggagaaaggaaagtctcttcaataaatagcatTGGGTAgtctggacagccacacacaaaagaactgctatcgccattcacaaaaattaactcaaaatggatcaaaggcctgaagatgagacctgaaactataaaactcatagaagaaaatataggcaacacactatttgacattggtcataaaggaatcttttcggatgacatgcctacccagactagggaaactaaagaaaaaataaacaagtgggactttatcagattaaagagcttctacaagacaaatgaaaccagaatcaaggtgaacagacaacccaccagctgggagagaatatttgcaaaacatatatctgacaaggggtcgatctccataatatataaagaactcacacaactgaacaaccaaaaaaaacaacccgatcaaaaagtgggcagaggaaatgaacagacatatctccaaagaaaatatacaggtggccaataggcacatgaaaagatgttcaacatcactaatcatcagggaaatgcaaatcaaaacaacactaagatatcacctcacgcccgttagaatggctataatcaccaagacaagaaacaacaaatgttggaaaggatgtggagaaacaggaaccctcatacacagctggtgggagtgcaaactggtgcagcctctatggaaaacagtatggagattcctcaaagaattaaaaatagagatgccctatgatccagccatcccactactgggaatctatccaacgaacctgaaatcaacaatccaaagtggcttatgcacccctatgttcactgcagcattattcaccatagccaagaagtggaagcaacctaagtgtccctcgactgatgattggatcaagaaaatgtggtatatatatatataatggaatactacccagccataaaaaaagacaaaatcatcccattcgcaacaacatgggtgggcctggaggttattatattaagtgaagtaaaccagaaagagaaagacaaacaccgtatgatctcactcatatgtggaatataaaccaacacacggacagagaaaactgtattgtggttaccaggggcaatgggggtggggggtgggcacaaggggtgaagggagacatatatatggtgatggacaaacaaaaatgtacaacccaaaatttcacaatgttaaaaactattaaatcaataaaaaaaaaagaatgaaacatagTCAATCTTTTTGCTCTCACTAAAATAATTAATTGTTGGTAAACATATCaaataaattatctttaaaatattgtttaaaaaaatttaaaaaatttaaaaaaataaaataaaaataccatgtgttccagctattccactactgggtatttatccaaagaaaattaaCTCAATAATTCAAGGGTTTTattcacctctatgttcattgcagcattatgcacaatagcccaggcatggaagcaacccaactgctttccttttctttataccACCTGTCACCATCTGAAATGTTATGTAATTTTATGGTCTacttatataatttttctccatCATTGAATTGTAGGAACTTTCATTCTTCAACATACTGTACTCATTGCCTAGACAGTGTCTAAAACACGGTCAACACTTATATACATTAAGTTATATtcctaaaatatatgaagaatttcTAGTTAAAACTGTAGGTACCTGATCCTTTAGGGAAAAAGCCGATTGGGACAAAAATTCCATTTCAGAGGTTGCATGGGAAATCCCCAAAAGGGGACCATATTCATATACaaaatattaaagttaatttcttaactgaaaaatatacattttggcATTACAAATATGTTAGTAACACAAGTTCATGTGAAAATTAGtcatgttatttttctctttcctggaaGTCACATTGAGCACATGAAACCAGGCAATGAtacacaaattttagaatttcttCTTCTGGGATTTTCAGAGGAACCAGAATTGAAACCCCTCATATTTGGGCTTTTCCTCTCCATGTACCTGATCACTGTATTTGGAACCCTGTTCATCATCCCGGACGCCATCTGAgactcccacctccacacacTCATGTACTTCTTCCTCCCAAATCTGTCCTTTGTAGACATGTTTCACCTCCACCACCATCCCAAAGATGCTGGTGAATACACAGAGAACTGAGTTATAACATATGCAGGCTGCATAAGGCAGATTaattttttcactctctgaagcGTTGGACATCTTTCTCTGGACATCGATGGCCTATGACCGATTTGTGGCTATCTGGCCCCCACCGCGCTACTGAGACATCATGACCCCCAGCTCTGTGGACTCTCATTCTGGTATCCTGGATCGCGTGTATCCTGAATTCCTTGTTACAAAGCTTAATGGTTTTGCAGCTTTCCTTCTGTACTTACTCAGAAATCCTCCACTTTTTCTGTGACCTCAATCAGATGGTCCAACTTGATGTTTTGAGACTTTTCTTAATAAAATTGTGATGTATTTTGCAACTGACCTGCTGGGTGGTGATCCTTTTGCTGGTATTCTTTACTCATACTCTAAGATAGTATCCTGAAGATGTGGAATCTCATCAGCTCAGAGGAAATATAAAGCATTTTCTACCTGTGTGTCTCACCTCTCAGTTGTCTCCTTATTTTATTGTACTGGCCTAGGAGTGTACCTTAGCTCTGCTGCTACCTAAAACTCACTCTCAAGTGCAATAGCGTCAGTGATGGACACTGTGTTTACACCCATGCTGAACCCTTTTGTCTATGGTCTGAGgaataaagacataaaaaggaCTCTGAAAGCATTCtttgtgaaggaaaaaaagtacaaTCGTCCTAGGACTGAAGAAATGCCCGTGATTGTAGACATcaaagccttataatgaaaaattcTGATAACTTGATCAGACTGTGGAAATAGAACTTgctctttctatttatttcttgcaatttccatttctttgaccTCAACTTCTCTATTCAATTTATGTAGCTCGCTTTATTAAGCTTTCTGCTCTCTCTGATATCcaaaacattttctctttgtttttttcttactttcccaaatttatttccaaacatgaatcagaaatatttaaaatttcccgTTATTTAATGATACAACATGGGttctttttagaataatttttaccAAATGATGTATATCgtaacaaatttctttttcatttcctttactaACAGAATCATTGTGAGTTGTGCTATTCCTATGGGAAAACTACACTTAATGACCAAggcaatttatataattttataacagATGAAATTCTGTGATCACTGTTATTCGCTTTTATGTCCAACATTCCTTTGTATACCTGTATCTTAACTGCTCTTCCTGACAATGTAGATCTTGATACAGTGGTATGTTTTACAGCTAGtcactgtgttttatttttctcattagcATCCTGTTCTTTTTTACCTTGGTGTCCATAATACCTACCATAGTCACTGGTAAAATGATTATCAAATACATGTCTCATCAAATACAGATAAATCTTCattgaaaaacaaattttaataaatagatTGATAAATAGATTCTAATATGACCTTAGAATCACAGATGACCTTTAATATCATGCAACAAAGTTTTAGATCATACATTGCATTACCAcgcaaaatattttcattgtacaTATCTACTCATTGGAGTATGGAAGGTTGGTGTTCATATGAAAGGGAGTTTATACGTATGGGTGAAGGATTGATGTTTTCACACTTTAATTAAATTatcttcatgttcctccttgaagaCTTCCAGAGCTACTTATAATATGACTCATTTTATTGCTTTCATGGAAATATATCCCCCTTCTAAATTTTGTCATAACCATGAAAGAAATGGTGATTGATCACTGTTGTTATTACCCTTTATATATCTTCATTATGCTTGGGATTGTATTCATCTTTTATGATCAAAGAATGACTCCAGAGAGAGCTTGAATTCCTGTCCAGTCATGTGAATCAGGTCACCAGTTTTCCTACACAAACATGCATGTATTTTCAAGCTCTCCTGGCTACCCGGAAATGAGCTCCAATGAGAGTTTTTTTAAATACCATTGTTTGAAATAACTGAATAACCATCAATACTATCTTCAAATGTAAGAACTAGTGCCAAGAATAATTTGCAGCAAATTATTATAATTGTTCTCACTTCTGATCACTTTGATTAGTGTATCACTTAGCTATTGCTGCACAAAAAGCCATCTTAAAAGGAAATGATTTAATATAATCCCTTTATTACTAAAAGAGGTTGTATAGTAGGAAGTTTTTCTGAGCTCTGCTGATCTCCTCATGAGTCTATAGTCAGCTGTGAGTCTTTACATTGTTTTTCTAAGGCTCATCCATGATGTTGTGTGTGACCATGGTGCTCTTCTCACTTAAACCAATATTTGATCAGTTAACCttatttctatatgtatttttatcTTATGTTTTACAGAAAAAAGAGTACCAAGTGTAAATTGCTTTAATTTACTTCTACTGTTCCTATATCCATAGATGTCACTTTTCTTTCTCCCCAGGTAGAAGAGATATCTCCTACCAGATATCATTGTGAATTAGCTACCTGTTGTCTAGATCCTACTCTGATTCATGCACCCCTAGATAATTTTCCATCTAAGTAATTTATTGGAGTATAATTTCATGCCATAAAATGCATACATTTGaaatgtacagtttgatgaatAAGAGGAGACATACAAAAATTATAGTACATACTGTATGTTTCACTTGTGTATAATTTAAGAAAGTACACAATAAACTTTACGGCATTTTAATGTAGTTGGTAAAAATTAAATCTTcctgagtctcaatttctttatTCTAAAGGTAACATGGGATAGTAAACATAACTTCAGAGGAATGTtgtaagaaatgaatgaaatgtgtGGACATACTTGGTTGAGTCCAAAGAAAATGTTCAAAGGTAAAGTTGCACGTATGCATATACTTGTgttcatttgtatatatttttatttcaaaaaggacacacatatatatgtacatagacAGATGTGTTTATGATTCCATCTGTTGTGTAGAAACGAAACTTGAGATAAAATTGGACAGGAGAGAAATGCAAAGAATGAGGGTTTGAATTAACATGAAATTAAAAGGATGTACTACTTAGATGCAAAGATTTAAAGTAAATGATAAAGGGGGCAGTTCAAGATGGTTACACAGGAAGATCCTGAActtacctcctcccacagacGTACCAAATCTACAGCTCCATATGGAAAAATTCTCTCTTGAAAAGACCTAAAAACTAGCTGAATAGCTTTCTTCAAATCAAATGGGAAAAGCACCACATCAAGGTGGGTAGGAGAGGCTGAGATGTAGTATCACCAAAAACTCCACCCCCAGGGCAGCAACCCACAATCAGGAGGAGTCTCACAAATCTAGAAATTCTCCCTGAGGAACAAATAGTTTGCACCCTACATCAGAAAGTCCAACTATTAAGATCTGAACCTGAGAGACAAGCTTCCAAAACATCTGGCCTTGAAAATTATCAGGGCTTATGTCTATGAGACCCAAAATGCTGTAGAAGATGGAGAAAGTGCTCTTAAATGGCTCACACACAGACTCACTtgtcccagggcccagcacagaagCAGCAGTTTGAAAAGTGTCCAGACTATATGTGAAGGAGATTCATTTTCTAATCTTAATGCACCCACTGGAGGGACAGAGGCCTTTGGAAAACTATAAGagcttgttgaaagaaattgaacaggacacaaataaatgaaaagatattccatgcttatggattgggagaattaacattaaaatgcccatactattcaaagcaatttacagatttaatgcaatctctatcaaaagtCCAATGACACtttccacagaaatagagcaaacaatcctaaaatttgtgtgtaacccaaaagaccccaaatagccaaagcaatcttgagaaagaagaataaagctggaagcgtcgtgcttcctgatttcaaactgtattacaatgatatagtaatcaaaagagcatggtactggtgtaaaaacagacacatagatcaatagaacagaatagagagcccaaagaTAAACTCAcaaatatatggtcaattaatttatgacaatgGAGGCAAGAACATAAAATGGGGAAGGGATATTCTCTTCAATTAACGTTCTTGGGAAAATGGACAGCcatacgcaaaagaatgaaactagagtactcttacaccatccacaaaaactaactcaaaatagcataaagacttgaatataagacctgaatctat
The nucleotide sequence above comes from Diceros bicornis minor isolate mBicDic1 chromosome 3, mDicBic1.mat.cur, whole genome shotgun sequence. Encoded proteins:
- the LOC131421725 gene encoding olfactory receptor 7A17-like encodes the protein MEPENQTHVSKFILLGLSEKVLLQPLLFGLFLSTYLLTFIGNLLIILAIITDSHLHTPMYFFLSHLSFADICFTSTTIPKMLLNIQTQSKVITFAGCITQIYFFMLFGDLDNLFLTVMAYDQFVAICHPLHYMVIMNSRLCGLLLIASWIITALQSLSQSLMVLRLSFRTELEIPHFFCELNQLVQLACSDTFLNDVVMYFATGIIGVIPLCGILLSYSKIVASIVRISSAGGKYKAFSTCESHISVVSLFYGTGLGAYLSSAATQNSRASAIASVMYTVVIPMLNPFIYSLKNKDIKQALKKLFS